Genomic DNA from Sardina pilchardus chromosome 4, fSarPil1.1, whole genome shotgun sequence:
ttcctatgcatatcatgacggtacaattattgttaactattaataattacttttggcaataggctactatcaaattctgaaattattttttatttaccggaaatagaggctatttcaaaaggaaaacgtttaggtccgaggagaagtgagaacatcagttgagcagccgtgagccgcacgagaggaggcaaagagccgcatgtggctcgcgagccgcgggttggccaccgctgcTCTAGATGTTTGATAGCACCTGGGGAATGTCACCTGAAAGCATGTGTACTCCTCTGGTAAATACTAAGTTTTCAACTGAAGGACCCTTCACAAATCGCATAGAAGAATAATGGAAAGTTTACTCATGCTTGAACCATGTTTATGTTAAACAAATTCCTCTCCTTATTTCTCAATGGCATTTTTGAAAGTGTTTTTCATCTTGCATAAATGTGTGTGGATTATTTAGAGATATTTAAAAGTGTGTCCTAGCATGAGATGGAAAAAACATTACACATATAATCAAACTCCGAGAAAACAAGTTGCACCTGCAGCATTGCAGAAATAACACTGCTTAGTGACCTGACGAAACCATCATGTTTCACTGGAACATGAACCAATGCAAAATACTCAATAACTTTCCTCAGAAGCTGTAGACATATTTTTAAACAGGCATGTAGAGACACTACAAGTAGCTTTTTccaatgcatttgtgtgtgtagttacagtatatcatgataaTGATATTTCCTACATTTTCCACATCTGTAGGAGATTAGAACGGAACCATACCTTGCAGATGCCCTGAAAGATCAAAGGAAAAGGACAAAATGCCCCAAAAAGAGAGAAGTGATCCCTGAGGCACATCTTCCTATAAGAGGACCTATAGACTTTTCCAATAGTAAGTATCAGCCATTGATGTTAAACCTTGTATATGTACTTGATGTTTAGATATTGAATACACTGTGTATTCTACTTTGAAAAGGTGTTTTATCCACAAGTACCACACAAACCATAAGTGATGTTCAACGTTGTGTGTACTCAAAACAATACATTTAGTCCAGTATGACTAAACAAAACGAAAGTAGTTTAGAGAAGAGACTGAATCTCACTAGACATGTCTTGTGATATCTTGCATTAGCAGAAGATCAGAAGACTGTTATGATCCACTGGAGCAATGAGTATGGGCGGTTGAAGAAGATCAAATATAATGATGGGCGGATTCTGGTGGAAAAAGGTGGATTATACTATGTTTATGCCAAGACCTGCTTCAGGCACTATTTACAATCTGCTGCAGATGTGAAGCAGCCAGATGTGAGCAATGCCCAGTTGATTCAATATGTTTACCATGAGAAGCACACCCAGTCTACTATCAAACCTATCCTGCTCATGAAGAGCGGTAGTACCATGAGGTGGGATGACAAACACTATAATATGTACTGTGTGCAACAAGGGAGGGGTATCCACCTCAGTCAAGGGGATGGAATCTTTGTGAATGTGTCAAACTCATGGTTACTAGACCCAGAACCAGAGGGTAGTTACTTTGGTGCGTTGAAATTGGGCACCTCTAATGAACTCTGTTAAAATATCATGTAAAGGAGCAATCTGGCTGATTTTAACATGGACCTTGATTGCTAGCTACCGAACTGGAGTAGCTGCAGCTAATGGCCAGTGTTCCCAATAAACTACTAGCTAGGTCTGGAAGCATTCTCTTGAAGTGCCTTTTGCCTCTTAACAACTCAGAATGGCATTAAAACTTCTGTGCAACAGAACAAAATGTGCTTTCTACTcatttgttttgaagaaactGTTTAAATTCAAAGTTTGTACGGTCACATCTGCACACTAGCCTACTCAGCAACAACTGAATTTCCCATGATACTTCAGCGCAAGAATAGAGCTAGCTTTCAGTAACATTCAAGCTCAGGCATCATTTGGACCGTTTCCATGTAGTtacattagaatagaatagaatagaatatatacttttttgatcctgtgagggaaattcagttttcTGCATTTagcccaatttaaccgaattagtgaacacacagtgaggtgaatcacacaacccagagcagtgagctgcctgcccaaccagcggcgttcggggagcagtgaggggttaggtgccttgctcaagggcacttcagccgtggactggttggggatcgatCCGATGACCACCATTAATATGGTAGTCATAATCATTACAGTGCTCAATTACCTATTTTTGAagttgtcattacaaagccggCATGAGCTCGACAACAAACTCTTTTGGGCTTTCCTGGAAGTGACTGATGGAAACTGAGTTAATGAGACAGTACAAACTTTAATAAACGTTTCCATTCAATGAGCTGcaaacacactgttttgttgTGTAAGGGCTCTGTTCATGATGCACAGAACTGACATGATGAGTCTGTAAAGAGGCAAAAAGGCACGTTTAGATAATGCCCccagaactagcattgtagctAATTGGGAGCACTGGCCATTAGCTGCAGCTACTCCCAGTTCTGTTGCGCCAATTTtgagtctttttttcccccctatcGACAGTACTTGGCGATGTCTAGCGATCAAGATCCATGTAAAAATCGTCCAGTTTTCTCCTTTAACAGTCTTTTGAACTtctaaaaaatattattttataaACCACTGAATTGATGTATTGCGATTAGTAACAGCAGATGCAACCGCAATCATCAGTGACACAGAAACAGTTTCATTTTGAAACAACCGTCTCTGTTCACACATAATTTGGTATAAACAACCTGAAAAGTTTCTCTCATATTCTACATCATTTTGTCCGTCAAAATTCAAAAGTACTGTTATGTGTCATTTGTTGCAGTACTGTTTAGAATGATTTTCACTGACCGCTGTTAACCGCATTATAACATGCATATCTCGCCTTCATGGTAAACAAGGAGAGGCCCAAAGAAAAGGCCATTAAACAATGTGAACATGTCCATGATTAAATGTATCAACTCGATCAAGGGCTGAAATGTAATCAATCcccatttttgaaaacagtactttgttcttttgttaGCGGTTTATTTATCTTTGTAGTCCATTTgcaagcatactgtatatagctcGCAAAAATGTAGCCATGTGATCTACTGTCACATTTCCAAAGGGCTGGAAATGGAAGTGTTAGCGTGAGACTGTGTATGAGTACGTAACTGAAAATGCACCACATGGTTGTGAATTAAATACATAAATTGGATATAAAGTTATCAAGTTTACAGCAAATTCATGTAGTTAATGATTCCATGTCAAAGAAATAGGGATGGATATCTGGAATTTCTAGATATCTGCACAAGATGGAATAGGGATCCAAGTTCTTTTTCTCAATGACTTTCTCAACCTTATGAGTTCTGATTTATACATGTGGCCTTTTGCCCACAAGGTGTTATTGTGGCACATTTACTGTTGTACTTGTAATCAGGGTAAGTGGTACATTTTATGGGATGTATTTACAAAGGATGGCAGAAAAAGTCTTGGCTCACCTATTGCACAGAATTCTATCCTGCATTATAAGGAGACATCAAAATGTAAGATTTAAGATAGCTGGactgtctgtttgtcagtgtaACAGCTGAAATCACTGACTAATATGTGGAACCAAATTGACTTTGGTACACTGTTAATTTAAAATGTATGCGTTTCTTTCTCTTGTACCTCACTGAGTGTGCAAGGGAAAATGCActaaagtatttatttatttgatattcTGAAATAGATCATTACTAAATGTTCTATTGTAAGTAaacatgtgcatttgttttctGCTTTTCTGTAGTTTGTTTTCAGAAGATGTCTTCTTTTGGTCAATTTACCTTTTTTCTGATACACAGTGCCTCTGTTTGAAAGCTTAAGTGAGTGGTTTCTCAATTGAGGAGCTTATGTATTTATCTTCACATGACAATTCTGTGTGCAAATCCTCAGTCAAAAACAGaacattttagttttttttaaaaaaagttgcttaatatttcaaaacaaatgttgttaaataatatgtttatttatatcaTTTTAATTAATAAAGTACTTTTCTAAAATCAGTTGTATACCTCTACCTTTTTAAAGAAGCATTTATCATTGATATTGTTGTTTGATTATTgttgggggtttttttgtatCAGTTATTATCTATGTGGTCATAATATTCTGACAAACCGGCTGAAATGTCTAAAATTGAATGCATTAGTCATGTCATTACTTTTGCTAATAGTTATGTATTCACACAAAAAGAGCAGATCTCTCACATTCTACAGAAAGAAAGCTGTCCTACAATAATGTTTTAATAATAATTTTTCATGATTCAGTGTTAAGATATGAGAATGGGAGAGTGAATGGTCCCTCCATAGGCATGATAATCCTGTTTATTTTGCAAGCATCTAAAAAACATCTTACAGCCTTTCTGTGGGTCAGAAAACTTTCACGTCATGTGTCTTTGACATTCTTTTACCATATTCTACAAGACAAGGAGCTCCGTCTTGATGGATTGCTGTCATCATAATGTCAACAAACATGTCAGGCACTCTGATTTATGAGTATGGGTTGGCTTATGATGCTGTTATGCTCAATAACATCAGTCAGTGAATAATTGGATTTGTTTGTAAACTCCAAAGGAAATGGCGCATCTCATTCCCCTGTTCCAAGAGCTGATCAAGCTGAAGGACATAGTCATCGTGACATGATGATGTTTTTCTCTTGCCTGTCTTTCTTCCCTACAAGCCTGCCAGTGATGGTTAACTCTGGTGGTTAAACGATTTTTCTCACAGTTGTGTGCCATTTACATGATTGGCTTCTGAAAATTGCATTTTAGTTTTTGACTTTCTGGATAACTGCAAAGACATATTGACCTTGCTGTACTTTAAGTAATTAAATTATTTTTCTTCCATGCTGGATATACAGGATACAACCCAAATCCTGAAAGAGTTGGGATGTTTTGTgtaatgtaaatatgtactgAAGGAGAAAGACTTTGCTTTTCTAGTATCATCCATGAAATCGTACTctgagagcgcaaacctccgccaagcgaacacataaccacctcctgcatccattccagacagtgatacagatcactccaaAAATGTAATGAttccttccttgggtcatttcagaccttccctcaAAATTTCATTGCAATTTATCCATGcgaacaaaccaacaaacaaaccctgatgaacaGACCCTGAAACCCTTTGATGTCAGCAACATGtctcaaaaaagttgggacTGGGTCAACAACAGGCTGGAAAAGTGGTGTAATGATATAAAGACAACAGAAGGAGTAACatttcacaactaattaggTGAATTGGAACCATAACTGGGTATTTCAAAAGAGCATCCCAGAGAGACTGAGGGCCCTGTGTTGGTGATCAGAAACGGATAGTCAGAGGCGCAAAGTTTAAGGGCATGATTCGGTGTGATTTTGTAATCAAATGTCAGGCGCATTGTTCAGAAGTTATtctttcttaatcagtcatggatgtgttttgggtgtaacatcatttaaaccaatgagagtgacatctgtcattcaGTTCAACAGCTTCACCATGGACTCATAGTCAATgacaaaacagttctacacTGTTATTTGCGTTCACTATTGACTGACTGGAAACAAagtctgaaaaaaaacaacacttaccctaactagaatgcatttctgGGGAAGTGTGCTTCCTCTGGTGCGGTCACCAACGTGAGCAGACAGTGAAATGTGCTATGTTGAACCTGACTTGATCCAAGGATTCTAACAGTGCCTTTCAGTGTTGGAGCAGTGGCAACATCTCAAAAGCTCTAGGAGAGGGCAATTCAACTTGGTCAGTGGcctaatgatttttagagggtgtaagatAGTGATTTTTGGATTATGCGCCAGACCACACCCCTGGGCTTTACAAAAGGTTAAATAAAAGTGGATGGTGAAAAAGTCATCACTGAATTGTGTGTTAGATAGGAATAAGCCGTGCGTCCGCTGGTTATAAGATAGGTCTCTCAGAAGTAGATGTGCAGGCATTCATCAGGTGGAAACCTGTGCAGGCAAATTATGAAACAATATAAAGATAATGTTTCTCATCATGAAATTGCAAAGGATTTGATGATTTCATCATCTGCACTGCATAATATGAttaaaatattcagagaatccaAAGACCATCTTTAAAACGGCTCAGTGCTGAACATACTTGAATGGCCGTAGTCTTTGGAGCTCAAATGGCACTGCATTTTctttaaagaaaataattgtaCGAGCTCAGAAAACATCTGCTAACCATTGTCTGTGAGCACAGTTACATGCTCCATTCATGAGTGCTAGTTTAAGCTCTACTATTCAAAGAAGACATTTTATTTAGTCATGATACAGAAATCTTATCTGTGCCTGAGCTCGTTTAACCCTGAGTTGAATTGAGGTAAAGTGGAAAAGGGTCCTGTGGTTAGACCAGAAAAAAATGTGCAattctttttggaaatcatCGACTCCTCTGGGCTAAAGAGGAAAGGGACTTTTCAACTGCCCAACATATCCAACTTGTGATAGTGCTCAGTTCAAAACCCAGCATCCATGACAATGGGTAGGTGCATTAgtgcctacagtaatttccagcatataagccgcattgtgtataagctgcaggacagtgttttatgcaagttaaaagaaaaccatatcaacaccatattaactgccccctgtaaTTATGGTATGTCATGGGCATTTTATATTTGGCAAGTCATAATCAATTCTGAGTAATGTACACAGGTTTTGAGCAACACATACTATCATCCAGCCAATGTCTTTTCAAGGAAGATCTCAAATATTTCAAACAGTATTTCTCCATAGAAAACCTGTCCTATCTAACTGGATGCATCACTGAATGAAAAACATGATTAGCACTTGGAGGTCTGGGGCCTTCTctaggcccgatcacattatagacggcatgcgcagcgctcaccgctaggttgctcttggttgagataacgttctacgatttttgttgttgttaccgctcctattt
This window encodes:
- the tnfsf11 gene encoding tumor necrosis factor ligand superfamily member 11 isoform X2, translated to MAANEYRSYLRNHFEMETGQPRFHAAQSTAPTYRSFIFGTLAVIGLLQVASSVAILLHLTGYLREVDISSTQQKPLEEIRTEPYLADALKDQRKRTKCPKKREVIPEAHLPIRGPIDFSNKDQKTVMIHWSNEYGRLKKIKYNDGRILVEKGGLYYVYAKTCFRHYLQSAADVKQPDVSNAQLIQYVYHEKHTQSTIKPILLMKSGSTMRWDDKHYNMYCVQQGRGIHLSQGDGIFVNVSNSWLLDPEPEGSYFGALKLGTSNELC
- the tnfsf11 gene encoding tumor necrosis factor ligand superfamily member 11 isoform X1; its protein translation is MAANEYRSYLRNHFEMETGQPRFHAAQSTAPTYRSFIFGTLAVIGLLQVASSVAILLHLTGYLREVDISSTQQKPLEEIRTEPYLADALKDQRKRTKCPKKREVIPEAHLPIRGPIDFSNTEDQKTVMIHWSNEYGRLKKIKYNDGRILVEKGGLYYVYAKTCFRHYLQSAADVKQPDVSNAQLIQYVYHEKHTQSTIKPILLMKSGSTMRWDDKHYNMYCVQQGRGIHLSQGDGIFVNVSNSWLLDPEPEGSYFGALKLGTSNELC